AGTTGATGGCCAGGTTGATGTTCTGGGCCAGCTCATCAGGGCTCATCTTGACATTGCCCACAGCAACTGCGAGACACAGGacctgaacagaaaaaaaaaagtattccaCAGTGTACACCACAAACCACACCAAGAAGTGCAATAGGATGTCCAGTTCACTCAGAGGGTGCACAAGTAATCAATGAAACTATTCATTGCCCAGTGCTAAACTCATCATAGGCAATACAACTGTTAGGACTGCTAGTCCAACACAATGCCACAAACCTACAAGCTAATCAATGTGCAAAAACATCATAGTTGTGATACTATGGTTTTAACGTTTAGATACTGTTTTGAGACTGTCAGATATATGTAAAAATGTTCCTTGAATCCACGCAAGGGAGGGCATTAACTAAGCTTGCAGCCAAGCTCTAAACCCAATACAATGCCTGGTAGCAATGCGATCGCCAGGAGGGAAGTGTGGTATGCATATATTTGCGTCATCTCGTAAACCTTGCTGCTTCTTCATGCATGTGCATGCTTGGCGCTAAACAAGGTATGTGGGTCCACCAACTCACTACAAGACTAAAGCAATCGAAAGGCAACATACCTTCTTCATCTGGAACTTGATGGTGGCTTTGACTTCGTCAAGCTTGGCCATCATAGATTCGTTGTGTGTCAGCAGCGTGGGGAACTTGCCCGCCTTGTTCAGACCAGGACCCAGGAGACGGGGAATCTGCTTGATGAGCGACTCGGACGCCATGAAAGCATCGTACTTCTTGGCTGCAATTGGGAAGGGAAAGGCACAAGTCAGCCAAGACCGAGGCAGACTTGCATAGATATTAGcagcacagaaagaagacagccgACTAAACAGAAGCCAATGTGGGGTCGTTGCAGCCCTTGCACATCCCTTACAGTGAGTAAAATAGAATCCATTGATTATGCCCCTGGCTTCTGTAAAGGCTTACCAGATCAGACCAAGTGTGTCTTATCACCAGCATTTCAGGTAATACATGCATTTCAAGTCATCACTCTGGTAGCACGGCTGCCGAAAACACCGAACAAGGCCTATGCCTCATTTAGGACAGCAACAAAACGAAGTAGAGAATCAGATGTTGGTCCTAGACAGCTGCCTACATCAGAAAACCAGACAAAAAAAAGCTTTCCCAAGACACACCACCTCCATATCCCAGCCCCACATCCCAattataaaagcaaaaaaaaagttactgcTACTAACATGTGGCTGGAAGCGCTTTCCCGAAAATGCGGCAATCTCCTAGCTCAAGATACAAAGGCAGGCCCCGGACACTAGAAAGCGGGGTGAACGCACCAAGCTTTTTGACTAGTTTCTTGCTCTTGTTCAGCTTCTTCAGAGCCTCTGTGTCC
The genomic region above belongs to Amblyomma americanum isolate KBUSLIRL-KWMA chromosome 9, ASM5285725v1, whole genome shotgun sequence and contains:
- the LOC144104585 gene encoding large ribosomal subunit protein uL1-like isoform X2 — its product is MGRCSASAAPITCRLLATPGDCRQSLKHIPRPKFQVCILGDQQHCDEAKANNLACMDTEALKKLNKSKKLVKKLAKKYDAFMASESLIKQIPRLLGPGLNKAGKFPTLLTHNESMMAKLDEVKATIKFQMKKVLCLAVAVGNVKMSPDELAQNINLAINYLVSLLKKNWQNIRSLHIKSTMGPPQRLY